CGACCATGCCCGATGTACTCGTACAGCTTCATCGGCGCTGCGAATTCGCGATAGGCAATCGGTTCAAGAAACAGCGAGCACAGCGATGACCGCTGGTAGTACTGTTCCAATTCGGCGCCGCGGGCGTGCACGATCTCGACGTTGCGATTGATGACGTCGTTGTACTCGTGTGCTCGCGCCTGCCACTGCTCCGCTGCAGTGCACACGATCAGCCGGCTGCCCGGGGTCATGCCGACGCCACGCATCGCCTCATGCAAGCGGTAGTAGTCCCCGAGTCCGCCGACGTAGAATACCGTGAGTTCGGCATCGGGGCTACCGTCTGGATCGACCACGATGCAACCGGGTGGCAGCGCCTCATGTTGAGACCGATTCACGAGCGGAACTTCTGCTGCCATTCTCAGCGAAGGCAAGTAAACACGGGTGGCCCACCGCCGGTATACCAAGAGGTCGTATCGGTACAGCGTCCGAGTTCCGATCGCGATCAGTCGGTTAACCGAGCGGAGGTACTCCGGGAACTTCCAATACACATCACGGTAGAACACCCCAAGCGGAATCCTCTGCCGCTTCAAATATCGAAAGAGTCCTGCGTCGAGAAACGGGTGCAGCGGTAGATGGTGCGGGTCGGTCATCGTCGTCGGCATCGTTGAACTCTCCGCATAGGCGAACGCAATCGCCCCCCCACTGCGCACGAATTCTTTGACTCGGCGGATCCCGCGCTTGCGCTCCTTCGAGTATCCGGTCACCTCGAGCACGTTGTAGCCGAGTTCGCGAAATGCCTCGAGCATCCGTACCGGTCGGATGCCGCTCGCCGATGTTGCTGCCGCGTTGAGCGGGTACGGCGCGTGGTAGACCATTGTCGTCATCGGTGCTGCTTTCGCGCTCGCAGGGACGTTGCGGGGAAGCCATTGCGAATGGCGCGTTCGTAGGCCTCGAGGTAAAGGGCGTTGAATGCACCCCGTCCGCAGTGGTCGATGCAGATGGCGCGAATACGGTCACCGTCGTAGCGTGCGAATGATTCTCGCATGGCCGCCAGCGCATCACCGAGCCGTTCGCGATCATTGACATCGAACAGGAGTCCGACCTCATCCGTCACCGCATTCAGGCCAGCCCAGGTACGTGAGGAGATCACAGGGAGCCCCGATGCCATCGCCTCCCAGATCACAGTGCCGAAGGCTTCCTTCTCGCTCGGAAGCACGAACGCGTGAGCAGCGGCGAATTCGGCTGCGATCGCCTCGCGCGGAACGGCACCAATGAAGTCGACCTGTGTTGAAACTCCGCGCCGTTGTGCTTGCACTTCGAGGCTTGCTCGCTCGGCTGAGTTGCCGGCAATTCGGAGCGCCGCGCGCTCATCTCCGGCGAATCGATCGGCAAACGCGTCGATGAGCAGATCGACCCGCTTTCCAGGATCCAAGTGCGAGACGTGCGCAAAGACGAAGGGGGGCTGGTGCGGTGCCTTCCGCACGGCGGATGCCTCAAGTTGCGGACTCAGGAGACCCGGGAAGTACTCCCAAGGCTTGTCCGCCGAACCGTACGCGACGGTCAACTGTTTTGCGAACTCAGCGGCTACGGCGATCCGCCGATCGGCCGCGCGCGCCGCAGTGACGCCGCGCCGACGAAACCAGCCACGCGTAACGCGTTGCATCGACGACGGACGATGTTCGGTGATGATGAACGGGATACCGAACTCGGCGGCCAACCGGTGTGTCAGGATGCCACCGGGAAAGAGGGCGTGGGCGTGGAGCACATCCGGCGTTCCATTGCGCGCGACGTATGCGGCGAATGCATGCGTGAGGCGGCGGTAATGCACGGCGTAGTTCAGACTATGGGCCTTGGGCACAGGCAACACGGCGTCGGCGCGGGCCGTGAGGATTCCTTCGTCATCCTCGAAATCGATCTCACGACGGCGCGCGCGCACTGCCTGCGTCGAGTAGATCGGGATTCCGCGGACCGCCAGCACCCCAATCAGGGCTCCGCTGGATGCCACTGCTTGCGCCTGCTCGCGGAAGAAACTTCCGTTGAAGTCTTGCGGTGTTTGAGGGTACCAAGACGGCACGAGAAGAATGTGCACTACGCAGCCTCCGATTTGAGCACGGCTGTTCCATCGTCACGATCGTGCCGTTTGGCCACCCAGAAAGCCATGACAATGAACACACACAGCATTGCCGCCATGGCCCAGCCGACGGCGGTGATCGCCAGCAGCATGTCTGAGCGCAAAAGGGTGAGGATGGTCAGTGGGACAACCATGTAGACGACCGAGAATGCGAAAAGGTATTGCTGCGCTTCTGCAACCACGAACAGTGTCGAAATCGGCGAGGTGATCACGTTCATGAACAGCCACGGCACGAGCGCTTGTGCGTAGTATCCGGCATCGCCCCACTGCGGCCCGAGCACTATCGGGAACAGCCAGGGCGCCAAGAAGTAGATGAGACCGAACGGAACGACTCCTAACAGACCGGTGCGCACCACACTCCGACGGGCGGAGGCCAGCATGGAGCCCTTTTGGGTCACTGCAAACCGTTGGAAGAACACCTGAGAAAGTGCGCCGCTGATCAATGCTGCCGGCACCTCCAGAAGGCGCCAGGCCATCGAGAACTGGCCCAATGCTGCGACGGAATAGACGCCGATCAAGATGTTGATGCCGTTCAGACGAACTGCATCGATCAACGCGGTCGGACCATTCAGCAGAGGCATTTTCCGGTACCGCTTCATGATGCTCCGTCGAGAGTGCGTTGACTCCGCGCGAAGCTCCTTTACACCGCGCGTTTTCCATCTGAGCGTGGCTACAGCCGCGCCCTGGCCGATAATCGAGCCAACGATCAGGCCGCCGACACCCGCAAAGCTCGCGAATCCCAGCGCAAGTTGAGCGAGCGCGGTAGTGCCGCTTTGCTGGATGCGGTTGATGCTGATCTCGCGATAGCGCTTTTTGCGGTTGAGCCAATAGATGAGCCCGGAGAGTTCACCCAGCGTGAATACGCTGACCCCAGCGACCCACAGCCAGCCCTGAATTCCAGGCGAGTTGAACAGATTGGCGAGCAGGGGTGCCGCGATCCCGCACGCGAGAGTCGCCAAAACACTGACCACAATGACGACCCGTGTGACCACGCCCTTCAGAACGGCCGCGTCAGAGTCGGACTTCGGCAGCATGATTGCCAGGTCATAGCGAAGCGTGGCGATCACGGTGATGATCGCCACGATGGATGAGTAGACGGCGAACTGCCCATACGCAGTCGGCGAGAAGATGCGGGTCAGCACGGTCGTCAGCGCCAGCACGATGACTTGTGCTACGACGGTCCCGGCCATGAGAATCGCGGCATGGCGCAACAACTCGCTACGGTCAAGGAACGCCTTCGCCCAAGAAAGCATCTCACTCCCGCCGCCCGGAGCACCGAGATTGTGGTCCCCTCATATCGATCTGGCAGTATCTTACACGGGCAGCATTCGAGCCCGGCCGCTCAAGTTGGCACCGCGGTTCAGGCGTTCTTACATCGATCAAGGGAACTCGTGCAGGAAGCAACCGTTCGGGTCAGGCGCGGATTCTGGGTGGAGCACAGCTCCGTGAGGCCGGGTCGGCGAATCTACGTGCGAGGCTATCCGCAGTCAAACGGGCGTGATGTCAACTTCGCCGCGACTGCTGGTCCAATTTCCGCCGAGGACGTCGCGGGCTGGGCCGGCAGCTTCGCTGTGATCGTGATCGATGCGACAGAGATCACATTGATAACAGATCAGATCCGCAGTGTTCCGGTTTTCTACCGGCGCACCGAGCGTGGCTGGTGGGTGGGAGACGACCCGGAAGCTGTGCTCGACGGTTGCAGGGTCATCGACGTCGAAGCGGCGCGCTGGTTCCCTCACGCCGGTTTCGTCACAGGCAGTCGCACGCTGTTCGCGGGCTTGAGCCAGGTGCGCGCGGGCGAGCTCGTGGTGCTGAACGGCGAGCCCCCTTACGAAGCGACCCAACGGCTCTACCGCCGATTCTCCTATTCGCAGACGCAGCCCAACCGGCCCGATGAAGTCAAGTCGCGATTCGACACGGCGTTCA
The Rathayibacter sp. SW19 DNA segment above includes these coding regions:
- a CDS encoding glycosyltransferase produces the protein MTTMVYHAPYPLNAAATSASGIRPVRMLEAFRELGYNVLEVTGYSKERKRGIRRVKEFVRSGGAIAFAYAESSTMPTTMTDPHHLPLHPFLDAGLFRYLKRQRIPLGVFYRDVYWKFPEYLRSVNRLIAIGTRTLYRYDLLVYRRWATRVYLPSLRMAAEVPLVNRSQHEALPPGCIVVDPDGSPDAELTVFYVGGLGDYYRLHEAMRGVGMTPGSRLIVCTAAEQWQARAHEYNDVINRNVEIVHARGAELEQYYQRSSLCSLFLEPIAYREFAAPMKLYEYIGHGRPVIASEGTLSAKFISENELGWALPYRAEDFAALLAQLRDDADVVQRVALHVQEERHKHTWVARARQVAEGLSGHVCVDRTTPA
- a CDS encoding glycosyltransferase, producing MHILLVPSWYPQTPQDFNGSFFREQAQAVASSGALIGVLAVRGIPIYSTQAVRARRREIDFEDDEGILTARADAVLPVPKAHSLNYAVHYRRLTHAFAAYVARNGTPDVLHAHALFPGGILTHRLAAEFGIPFIITEHRPSSMQRVTRGWFRRRGVTAARAADRRIAVAAEFAKQLTVAYGSADKPWEYFPGLLSPQLEASAVRKAPHQPPFVFAHVSHLDPGKRVDLLIDAFADRFAGDERAALRIAGNSAERASLEVQAQRRGVSTQVDFIGAVPREAIAAEFAAAHAFVLPSEKEAFGTVIWEAMASGLPVISSRTWAGLNAVTDEVGLLFDVNDRERLGDALAAMRESFARYDGDRIRAICIDHCGRGAFNALYLEAYERAIRNGFPATSLRARKQHR
- a CDS encoding oligosaccharide flippase family protein, with product MLSWAKAFLDRSELLRHAAILMAGTVVAQVIVLALTTVLTRIFSPTAYGQFAVYSSIVAIITVIATLRYDLAIMLPKSDSDAAVLKGVVTRVVIVVSVLATLACGIAAPLLANLFNSPGIQGWLWVAGVSVFTLGELSGLIYWLNRKKRYREISINRIQQSGTTALAQLALGFASFAGVGGLIVGSIIGQGAAVATLRWKTRGVKELRAESTHSRRSIMKRYRKMPLLNGPTALIDAVRLNGINILIGVYSVAALGQFSMAWRLLEVPAALISGALSQVFFQRFAVTQKGSMLASARRSVVRTGLLGVVPFGLIYFLAPWLFPIVLGPQWGDAGYYAQALVPWLFMNVITSPISTLFVVAEAQQYLFAFSVVYMVVPLTILTLLRSDMLLAITAVGWAMAAMLCVFIVMAFWVAKRHDRDDGTAVLKSEAA